Proteins from a genomic interval of Synechococcus sp. A15-28:
- a CDS encoding iron ABC transporter permease: MSRRLLTLLASVLALLALWPLMQLLSQGVQGLQQGLVHLGPDGGRQIRGTLLLLLGSALGGTLIGTANGWLLINCRFPGRRWLRIAQLIPLATPAYLLSATLVDLGSRAGWRIHGLGWGIAVMALATYPYVFLLSTESFGMSGRRQLEACRSMGIGPWAAFRRVALPIAMPAIGAGVALMGMEIVNELGAVQLLGIPSLSAGILEAWQSNSDPTAAISLALVTLVIVLGLVVGERRLRRRSRRWSDGVAGGDATAWPLHGTRALAAQLLGLIPPTLSLGIPLVWAITNLDQLGDSLRDDLLPLSLRSLVLGISASVLAVGAALLLAIAKRWSAAVWLRSLTFLAGVGYAIPGTVLALALLLTGAPWQLAPLLLLLWGYSDRFLAVAKGGLDAALERISPNLDEAATGLGFSWRQVLRRVHLPLLRGPMTVGLLLVFVDTVKELPLTFALRPFDFDTLSVRVYQYASDERLAAALLPALMILALGLVAAMALVPSLDQASSKG; the protein is encoded by the coding sequence ATGAGCCGTCGCCTGCTGACGCTGCTGGCCTCTGTCCTGGCACTGCTGGCCCTCTGGCCCCTGATGCAGCTGCTAAGCCAGGGAGTTCAGGGTCTGCAGCAGGGGCTGGTGCACCTCGGGCCGGATGGCGGACGTCAGATCCGCGGCACTCTCCTGCTGCTGCTCGGCAGTGCCCTGGGGGGCACGCTGATCGGCACTGCCAACGGATGGCTGCTGATCAACTGCCGGTTTCCTGGACGGCGCTGGTTGCGCATCGCCCAGCTGATCCCCCTGGCGACCCCTGCCTATCTCCTCTCCGCAACGCTGGTGGATCTGGGCAGTCGCGCCGGGTGGCGCATTCATGGTCTGGGATGGGGCATCGCCGTGATGGCCCTCGCCACCTACCCCTACGTGTTTCTGCTGAGCACGGAGAGTTTTGGCATGAGCGGGCGACGCCAACTGGAGGCCTGCCGCAGCATGGGTATCGGTCCCTGGGCCGCCTTCCGGCGCGTGGCGCTTCCCATCGCCATGCCAGCCATCGGTGCCGGCGTGGCCCTGATGGGGATGGAGATCGTCAACGAGCTGGGAGCCGTGCAGTTACTGGGGATTCCCAGCCTGTCGGCCGGAATCCTCGAAGCCTGGCAGTCGAACAGCGACCCCACTGCCGCCATCAGCCTGGCCCTGGTCACGCTGGTGATCGTGCTGGGGCTGGTGGTGGGGGAACGTCGGTTGCGGCGGCGCAGCCGACGCTGGAGTGATGGTGTCGCCGGCGGTGATGCCACTGCCTGGCCACTGCACGGAACCCGCGCCCTGGCCGCTCAGCTGCTGGGACTGATCCCACCAACCCTCAGTCTCGGCATCCCTCTGGTCTGGGCCATCACCAATCTGGATCAGCTGGGGGACAGCCTCCGCGACGACCTGCTGCCCCTCAGCCTCCGCAGCCTGGTGCTGGGCATCAGCGCCTCCGTGCTGGCTGTGGGAGCGGCTCTCCTGCTGGCGATTGCCAAACGCTGGAGCGCAGCCGTGTGGCTGCGCAGCCTCACCTTCCTGGCGGGCGTCGGCTACGCCATCCCCGGCACCGTGCTGGCCCTGGCCCTACTGCTGACCGGCGCCCCCTGGCAACTCGCACCACTGCTTTTACTTCTCTGGGGATACAGCGACCGCTTCCTGGCGGTGGCCAAGGGCGGACTTGATGCCGCCCTCGAGCGAATCAGTCCCAACCTGGATGAAGCGGCCACAGGCCTTGGCTTCAGTTGGCGGCAGGTCTTGAGAAGGGTCCATCTGCCGCTGCTGCGGGGGCCGATGACCGTTGGGCTGCTGCTGGTGTTCGTGGACACCGTCAAGGAACTGCCCCTCACCTTTGCGTTGCGCCCCTTTGACTTCGACACGCTGTCGGTTCGGGTGTATCAATACGCCAGTGACGAGCGGCTGGCGGCGGCACTGCTGCCGGCACTAATGATCCTGGCGCTGGGACTGGTGGCGGCGATGGCCCTGGTGCCGAGCCTGGATCAGGCCTCGAGTAAGGGCTGA